Proteins encoded by one window of Salvia splendens isolate huo1 chromosome 5, SspV2, whole genome shotgun sequence:
- the LOC121802874 gene encoding uncharacterized protein LOC121802874 isoform X1, with protein MSKKIKGVILDPTTPYAFSTCEDGRATLKYRTLMQDYHGFQKEVDMMRSRLEVGKQRKMVLATEVRFLRKRFSYLVKRKTKNSSQKEKLGQSPILHKQTKQTEKRGRKEATLSILPPISEVRAKKKQYVSKEVALRGTSPFGKHHRKMLDGGKESIQCISTMIPDLSHKVRIDSRKANLMQSTTPFFYLNKKGRMYENGTAPSNASTAFDLNQDDSSIGIESPLPSRALIFDLNELSTGDEDFQTDNDAVKYEETRRSLMRHPNDEVQNELMLSICRNAGEGPARVGKRKISWQDPVALRV; from the exons aTGTCAAAGAAGATAAAAGGAGTGATTTTGGATCCAACGACGCCGTATGCCTTTTCTACGTGTGAGGACGGTAGGGCTACGCTCAAGTATCGGACTCTTATGCAGGATTATCACGGCTTTCAAAAg GAAGTTGATATGATGAGAAGCAGATTAGAGGTGGGGAAACAGAGGAAGATGGTTCTTGCTACTGAAGTTCG GTTTCTGCGGAAAAGATTTAGTTACTTAGTAAAAAGGAAGACTAAGAATTCCTCACAGAAAGAAAAACTAGGACAGTCGCCAATTCTGCATAAGCAAACTAAACAGACTGAGAAACGTGGTAGAAAAGAAGCCACTCTTAGTATTTTACCCCCAATTTCAGAAGTTAGAGCGAAGAAGAAACAGTATGTTAGTAAAGAAGTAGCTTTGCGTGGTACATCTCCATTCGGGAAGCATCATAGGAAAATGTTAGATGGTGGAAAAGAATCTATTCAGTGCATTTCGACTATGATTCCTGATTTGAGTCACAAAGTAAGAATAGACTCCAGGAAAGCTAATTTGATGCAGAGCACGACTCCATTTTTTTACTTGAACAAGAAAGGAAGAATGTATGAAAATGGTACAGCTCCGAGCAATGCATCGACAGCTTTTGATTTGAATCAAGATGATAGTTCTATCGGGATAGAATCGCCATTGCCCAGCCGAGCGCTTATCTTTGACTTGAATGAACTCTCG ACAGGTGATGAGGATTTCCAGACTGATAATGACGCGGTGAAGTATGAAGAAACCAGAAGAAGTTTAATGAGACATCCAAATGACGAAGTACAAAATGAGTTGATGCTGTCCATATGTAGAAATGCTGGTGAAGGGCCGGCTCGTGTGGGGAAGAGGAAGATCTCATGGCAGGATCCAGTAGCATTGAGAGTTTGA
- the LOC121802874 gene encoding uncharacterized protein LOC121802874 isoform X2 — MSKKIKGVILDPTTPYAFSTCEDGRATLKYRTLMQDYHGFQKEVDMMRSRLEVGKQRKMVLATEVRFLRKRFSYLVKRKTKNSSQKEKLGQSPILHKQTKQTEKRGRKEATLSILPPISEVRAKKKQYVSKEVALRGTSPFGKHHRKMLDGGKESIQCISTMIPDLSHKVRIDSRKANLMQSTTPFFYLNKKGRMYENGTAPSNASTAFDLNQDDSSIGIESPLPSRALIFDLNELSVMRISRLIMTR, encoded by the exons aTGTCAAAGAAGATAAAAGGAGTGATTTTGGATCCAACGACGCCGTATGCCTTTTCTACGTGTGAGGACGGTAGGGCTACGCTCAAGTATCGGACTCTTATGCAGGATTATCACGGCTTTCAAAAg GAAGTTGATATGATGAGAAGCAGATTAGAGGTGGGGAAACAGAGGAAGATGGTTCTTGCTACTGAAGTTCG GTTTCTGCGGAAAAGATTTAGTTACTTAGTAAAAAGGAAGACTAAGAATTCCTCACAGAAAGAAAAACTAGGACAGTCGCCAATTCTGCATAAGCAAACTAAACAGACTGAGAAACGTGGTAGAAAAGAAGCCACTCTTAGTATTTTACCCCCAATTTCAGAAGTTAGAGCGAAGAAGAAACAGTATGTTAGTAAAGAAGTAGCTTTGCGTGGTACATCTCCATTCGGGAAGCATCATAGGAAAATGTTAGATGGTGGAAAAGAATCTATTCAGTGCATTTCGACTATGATTCCTGATTTGAGTCACAAAGTAAGAATAGACTCCAGGAAAGCTAATTTGATGCAGAGCACGACTCCATTTTTTTACTTGAACAAGAAAGGAAGAATGTATGAAAATGGTACAGCTCCGAGCAATGCATCGACAGCTTTTGATTTGAATCAAGATGATAGTTCTATCGGGATAGAATCGCCATTGCCCAGCCGAGCGCTTATCTTTGACTTGAATGAACTCTCG GTGATGAGGATTTCCAGACTGATAATGACGCGGTGA